From the genome of Altererythrobacter sp. BO-6:
TCTCTTCCCCGATTTGATCGCCACCAATGTCAACCGGGCGAACTTCACGACAGTCCAGGCCTACATGGACGCACTGACCGCACCGGCAAGGGCCGCGGGGAAGGATGACTTCTTCAACTTCGCCACGTCGATCGCGGAAGAGAACGCGCTGATCAATTCAGGTTCAAACGCTGGCTTCGGCATTCGGCTTGGCTATGACACAGTCAACAACCGCGTTTTCGTGCTGGAAGCTTACGAGACCGCGCCGGCATTCCCCGCCGGAATAGACCGCGGCACGGAATTGCTGGCGATCGGCACATCGAGCAGCAACCTGCAGTCGGTCAGCAGCCTGATGGCATCGGGCGGTCCGCAAGCCGTCAGCAATGCGTTGGGGCCATCGACCGCCGGGACGACCCGGGTCTTGCAGTTCCGTACGGCTGGCGGCGTCACTAACGAGCGCAGCATAACGAAAGCCGATTACTCGCTCGATCCGGTGTCCGACCGCTATGGCGCCTTGATCCTGAACGATGGCGGCAAGCGGGTCGGCTACATCAACCTGCGCACCTTTATCGTCAGCGATGCCTCAAACCAGTTGCGCACGGCCTTTGCCAATTTCCGCAGCCAGGGCGTGACCGAAGTCATCCTGGACTTGCGCTACAACAGTGGCGGTCTGGTCGTCGTAGCCGAGACGCTGGGCGACCTGCTTGGCCGCACCCGCGAAGGCCAGGTGTTCAGCAACACGGTGTGGCGCGCCAGCAAGGCTTCGCGAAATTCGACCCGCAACTTCCTTTCGGAGCCGAACTCGATCGCCCCGACCAAGCTGGCAATCATCGGCACAACGAGCACTGCGTCAGCCAGCGAGCTCGTAAGTAATTCGATGCTCGCTTACCTTCGGCCAAACATGGCGCTGATCGGCACCAATACGTCCGGCAAGCCGGTGGGGCAGAGCGCATTCGACGTTGCCGCGTGCGACTTGCGCTTGCGCGTGGTGACCTTCAAGACCGACAATGCCGCGGGCCAGGGCGAATACTTCAATGGCCTTGCAGACCCCAATGCAAACCCGCCATTCTTCACCAACACCTGCCGCGCCAATGATGACGTGCTCAAGCCGCTGGGCGATCCAACCGAGGCTTCGATCGCCACCGCGCTCGACTTCCTCGCAGGCCGCAGCTGCACCGCGATTTCCGGCGGAACCCAGCGTACTGCGCAATCGGTTGGAGCAGGGCGGCAGTTGCTGCAGCCGGAAGCTCCGTCTGCCGCCCAGCACCAGATCCCGGGATTGTTCTGACCCGCAGGCCTAAAGCCCGTCGGGCACAGTCTCGAAACCGGGAATGTCGCCCAGGTCGACCCAGTCCTGCTTGCTCTTCGTGTAGCAGTGGAAGGCAGGCTTGAGGCTGGAGGTATCGTCCAGCGTCCCGGCCTTGATGAACATCACGCCCGGCGGATGCGCCACGCGTGTAAACACCGGTGAGCCGCAATTGTCGCAGAACTGCCGCTTGACCGTGGCGCCGCTATCGCCCGTGTCGTCATAGGTCTTGACCTCACCTTCGACCTTCACCGAGCCTTCAGGCACGCCGATGATGATCGAGAGCGCGCTGCCCGCCTGCCGCTGGCAGTTCTTGCAATGGCAGGTGACGCACATCAGCGGGTCGGTGGTCAATTCATAGCGCACCTTGCCGCACAGGCAGCCTCCGGTCAGACCCATTTGATGTCTCCTTCTTGCACTGCTGCGCGCCTAGCCAGGCTGGCTGTCCGCCTTGGTGAACAGGAACACCAGGAAGCCGAAGGCGAACAGTGCATCGCCGGTCAGCACCGCCGCGATCAGCGCGCTGCCTTCGCCGCCGAATTCGGACGGGCCCAGAAGTGCGACGACGCCTACCTTGCCCAGCACACCGGCCCACAGCACCTTGCCATACCGGATAGGATCGCTCGCCACGATGAAATAGACCAGGCCGAATGCAAAGATCAGCAGGCCGATCGTGCGCCCGTCGATCGAGGATTCGGGCATCAGCATACCGGCAAGGCCGATCAGGAAATTGAACGCCGCAGCAATCCAGAAAAACAGCCGCCAGCCGCGCCCGGCATCTCCATATTCACTCATGTTCAGGGTGTCTCCTCACCTTCAAAGGGTTGCTGGTCGGTATATGCGCATCCATCAAGCTGCGCATCGCCAATCTTCAGTGTAACGGTATAGGGATAGGTGCGGTCGCTCATCTGGTCCGAACAATCGCCCGGCGTCACCGCCATGTTCAGCGCTGCGCCGTCCAGCGTGCCGCTGAAACCCAGCCCGCCATTACCGGCAAAGCGGCTAACCTCGATCTGCACGCCGTCGATATTGTCGGGCGTCGAGTAGGTCAGCGTGTTGCCAGTGATCTTCGCGCTCCAGAACGGTTCAGTGCCAAGCGCGGTGATCGCTTCATTCTCGCCGATCCCATCGAAAGCGGGCACGTCCCCGGGCGCTTCGCCCGATCCGTTTGTGCAGGCGGCAGCGGACCAAGCCAGTGCAAGCGCCATCACCAGTGTCACCGATCCGCGACTGCGCAACGCCAAGCCTCCCCTGCTCTCTAGCCTACCAGACTAGGCAGGCCGGGAGCGCGCAGCAAGTGCGATCTGCCGCGTCACATCACCTTATCGGGCCGCGGGTCGTGACCATGGCGTTCCGCCTTACCGAAATGGCGGTCAAGCCGCTGTGCCAGTGTGGTCGCGGCCTGGCGTGCAGCGCTGTCGACATCGGCGGCATGTGCGGTAACTCCCAGCGGCTTGCCCGAACGCGGGCGGGCCTCGATCGTACAGGCCTTGTCATCACCGCCACCCTTGCGTCCGTTCTCATCGCTGACATGTACTTCGAGCCGGGTCAGGCGATCCTCGAACCGTTCAAGCTTGTGGCGCACCTGCGCCTCGATCCGCTCGGCGACATTTTCCGTGCCCATCACACTGCTGTCGGAATTGAACTGGAACTGCATCGACCTGCTCCTCTCATCATGTCTTCTCTTACCTCAAGATGGGAATGGAAGTGCGCAAATCCAGCGATTTCTCCGGAGATGTACCGCTACATCGCGACGAAGTTTCGTGGCGGCCATTTCGCGCTAGTCTGCCATCAAATTTCCAACCGGGGGTAGAGACACGATGGCAGAGCAACCCGAATTCACCGCCAGAAGGCTGCTTGCGCTGCAAGCGACTGCACCGGATCCACGGGCGTCCGTACAGGCGCTGGTGGCGCTGCGCAGCGTGCTGGCAGTGCTGATCTTCATCCACGGGCTGCACCGGGCCTTCGCGGGCGAGCTGGGCCTGGGCGTGGGCCTGTTCGGCGAGTGGCTGGGCACGCAAGGCCTGCCGTTCGGATATGCCGTGGCGCTGGCGGTGACGTTGATCGAGCTGGTCGGCCCGCCGCTGATCCTGGCCGGGCGGCTGGTCGCCCCGCTGGCGCTGCTGCACGCCGCCATCCTGGCCGTCGGCATGGTGATGGTCCACCTGCCGTTCGGCTGGTTCGTGGTCGGCGCCGGGCGCAACGGCATGGAATACAGCGTCCTGCTGATCACCGGCCTGCTGTGCCTCGCCTGGACGCACCGCCCGGCGCGCGCCTGACCCGCTACCCCTCGATCAGCACGATATCCCAGCTATAGCGATAATCGCCCAGCGCGTTCGCCAGCGAGGTTGGGGCACCATTGCCAAGGCGGCGATAAAGCCCGTCGCGCGCATTCGCCTCGGCCTCTTCCGGGAAATACATCTGGTAGATGTTGCGCGCCGAACTGCCGCTTACATCCATGTGGATATGCGGCGTGCGCTGTCCGCCCCCGTCGCCATAGGCTCCCGGCTTGATCGTGGTGAGCTTCCAGCTACCGTCCGCGCCGGTGTTGATCCGGGCGAAACCCTGGAAATTGGGGTCGAGCGGCAAATCCGATGTATCCTGCGGATGGGCGTATTTGCCGAAGTGGTTGGCCTGCCAGATATCGAGCCGCGCCCCGCTGACCGGATTGCCGTGCCGGTCAAGGACACGACCCATCACTTCGATCACCTGCCCCTGCGCGCGTTCGGCGCTCATGCCGATCCGCGTCAGGTCCGCATCGGTTTCGCCGCGATAATGGGCCGGGAAGAACGGGCCGATCGGCGAAGGCGTGGTGATGGTTTGCGCCAGCGCATGGCTGGCCCCTGCCGCACTGGCAATGGCCCCCGCAGTGAATGCGCGGCGCGAAATGATGTATCCGTGATTAGGCATGAGCGGCCTTCCCCCCTGTTCCAGGAGCGACCCCGCCGGCAGGCATAGCATATGCTGCCGCCAAATCCAGCACGCACCCCGCACTCAATCGGGCAGGCTGCGCGGATCGCCCGCCACCAGCCGGCCATGTTCGCACCACGCCGCGAGCGCGGGACTGAACTCCGCCGCCACGCGCCGCTCGTATTCCGCCAGGTCCTCCGCCCGATAGACATCGCGCCAGCGGCCATTGGTGCCCTTGTTGAGGAAGGTATTGCCTCCGCCTTTCCAGATCGTGCCGGCATTGGGCAGCAAGTCCGTAGCCTTGCTTTTCATCGCCTCAAACCCCGCCGCCTCGACAATGTCGGTCCAGACCTCGTCCGGCAGCTCGATCTCCAGGAATTCGGCGATCCGCCGCATCTCGCCCGCGCGATCGGCCTTCAGGTCGTTGAAATGGACCAGCAGCACATTGGGCTCATGCCGCGCTTCCCAGAAGCTGCGCTCAAGGTGCCAGTACCCCGCCCCTTCGTCGCCCATATGGTCTTCCCAGCCATCCAGCCAGTCATGGAAATGCTGCGTCGGGCTCTCGGGAATATAGGCAAACTCGGTGCCCGCGAATTTGGGATCCTGCGCGTGCTTGGTGCGCATATCCTCCACGATATCGGGCGTGTAATTCGCCTTGTGGTTGTAGAAGCTCATCGCCGCATCGCGCCCGTCGCGCGCAACATGGATGAACTTGACCCCTTCGTGCACTGGCAGCGCGTCATAGGGCAGGTGCGATTTCAGGAAGCGGCGATGCGTTTGCGTTTCGGCCAGCCCTGCCATGGCGCCGGGCGGCGGCAGGCGGAAATCGGGCCAGGGCGAGCTGTCCTGCACCGGAAAGGGATCGGCGCTGCCGAACACCAGCATGCCCACGATCCGCTGCGTCCAGGTGGTGCCGCATTTGGGATAGGTCGAGATGACGATATCGTCGGGGCGGATCGGAAACCCGTCCCACCCTTCGCTGTCGAAATAGCGTGAGCGCACATGGCGCGTGGCCGGGCGGACAAGGGGCGGCGCACCGCTCATCGCGAATTCCGGACTGTTGTGAAGCGCATCGATCGTCCCTCCCCAGGAACAGGAGCCGACCCGTCAGGCGACGATAATCGAGCGCGGCGGGCCTGTCCATGCGCGGCATCGCGCCGCGAAAACCGGCGCCCATGGAACACATGGAACACGGTCCAGGGGCAAAAAGCGGCTTTCTGTGACTGTCGGGCGCAAAAGTGTGACTTTGCGCGCGGGAGTGTCAATTTCCACGCCGGATGTGTGACTGTGCGGGGGCAAGGTGTGACGCGCGGCGGGCCAGAGTGTCAACATCGCGCGGGGGAGGTGTGACTTCGCGTGCCAGCAGGGGATGCACGGGTTTGCGGCGACGGCGGGCGGCGGCGCGCTGCGCCTCGGCCGCTGCCATCGCGGTGCACCACAGCGCGGCGAACTGCGGCGCCCGCGCACGCAGGCGATAGGCGGCTTCGCGGCTCATGCCGACGCTACGAGCGGCGGCTGCGACCTTGCCGCTGCGGGCCAGGGCCTTGAGGAATGCTGCGGCCTTCTCGCCGGTCCAGCGGGTGCGATCGGGGGCGGGGTGTTCGGGTGGCGTGCTCATCCACGAGGTTAAGGCACGGATGGGGGCGTGTAGGAAAGGAATTGGTGCCGAAGGGCGGAATCGAACCACCGACGCGCAGATCTTCAATCTACCGCACTACCCCTGAGCTACTTCGGCAAGACCAACTCCACCTTGGTGCCCCGGGCAGGATTCGAACCTGCAACCTTCCGCTCCGTAGGCGGACGCTCTATCCAGTTGAGCTACCGGGGCGCGCGTCGCAGGCATAGCGATGCATGCGAATGATTGATGGAAAAATCGGTTTGGTTGCAGCGGTCGGACTTGAACCGACGACCTCGGCTTTATGAGAGCCGCGCTCTGACCACTGAGCTACGCTGCACCGATGGGCAGCGTGCGCGAACGACTACCCTCGTCGGAGGACGAGAGGCATTCGCGCGGTGGTAAAGAGCTTCGTTTCGATCATGGGACGGATCGCGTAGGCGCATGATTTTGACATAGCAAGAGAAAAATGCGCGCCGGTCCGCGCGATGCGGTCAAAAAGGAAGCGCTGCGCAAGGCCGGCATCGGCTATCACGAGATCGTCGCCGGCCACACCACGCCGAGCGAACTCAGGGCGCTGGTGGAAAAGCTGGTTCCGGGGAGTTAATTCATCCCCCCCTCACCGCCTAACCGCCCAGCATTCCAGCTCGACCCGCGCGCCAAGCGCCAGTCCGTTCGTGCCAAAGGCCGAGCGTGCGGGATAGCGGCCTTCCTTGAACTGCTGGGCATAGATCGCGTTAAAGGCGGGCCACTCGCTCATGTCCGCTAGCATCACCGTGCATTTGAACACATCGTCCATGGTCAGGTCATGCCGCGCCAGCCTTTGCTTCATGCGCGCGAAGATGCGGCGCGTTTCCGCCTCCACCCCGCCCGGCACCACGCCGTCGCCCGCGTCGTTCACGCCGATATCGCCTGACAGGTAGAGCACGCCGCCCACCTCCACCGCGTCGGAGAAGGGATAGGGCAGGTCAGAGACGTGATAGGTGGCGCCGCCCCCGGCTGCCGCCGCTTCCCGATCGGGGTCCTGCTTGATCGAGCAGCCGCTGGTGGCGACCGCTGCCAGCGCCGCCAGTATGGCCGCGCGCATCATGCCTTGTTGGCCTTGACATACAAATCCCCGCCGTCGCGGTATTTCTCCGCCATCTCCGCCATCCCCTTAAGCGCCGCCTCGCGGCTCGCGGCGGCGGCTTCCGCCCCGCTCTGCATGCTGGCGATGAACCCGTCGGCGCCCTGGTTCTGCTTCGAGGCGAAATCGCGCACGTCCTGGCTGATCTTCATGCTGCAGAACTTGGGCCCGCACATGCTGCAGAAATGCGCGGTTTTGGCGCCTTCCGCGGGCAGCGTCTGGTCGTGGTATTGCTCCGCCGTGTCGGGGTCCAATGACAGGTTGAACTGGTCGCGCCAGCGGAATTCGAAGCGGGCCTTGCTCAGCGCATCGTCGCGGACCTTGGCCGCCGGGTGCCCCTTGGCGAGGTCAGCCGCGTGGGCGGCGAGCTTGTAGGTCACCACGCCCACCTTCACATCGTCGCGGTCGGGCAGGCCCAGATGCTCCTTGGGCGTGACGTAGCAAAGCATCGCCGTGCCGTACCAGCCGATCTGCGCCGCGCCGATGCCGCTGGTGATGTGGTCATACCCCGGCGCGATGTCCGTCACGAGCGGCCCGAGCGTGTAGAAGGGCGCTTCGCCGCACACCTCCAGCTGCTTGTCCATATTCTCCTTGATCTTGTGCATCGGCACATGGCCCGGCCCCTCGATCATTACCTGCACGTCCTGTTTCCACGCGCGGTGGGTCAGCTCGCCCAGCGTGTAGAGCTCGGCGAATTGCGCCTCGTCATTGGCGTCCGCGATGGATCCGGGGCGCAGGCCGTCGCCCAGCGAATAGGCGATGTCATAGGCCTTCATGATCTCCGTGATCTCGTCGAAGTGCTCGTAGAGGAAGCTCTCCTTGTGATGCGCGAGGCACCATTTCGCCATGATCGAGCCGCCGCGGCTGACGATGCCGGTGACGCGCTTGGCGGCGAGCGGGACGTAGGGTAGGCGCACGCCCGCGTGGATGGTGAAATAGTCGACGCCCTGCTCGGCCTGCTCGATCAGCGTGTCGCGGAAGATTTCCCAGGTCAGTTCCTCGGCGATCCCGCCGACCTTTTCCAGCGCCTGGTAGATCGGCACGGTGCCGATCGGGACGGGGCTGTTGCGGATGATCCATTCGCGCGTGTCGTGGATATTGCGGCCGGTGCTGAGGTCCATCACGGTGTCCGCGCCCCAGCGGATCGACCACACCATCTTGTCGACTTCGCTGGCCACGTCGCTGGCCACGGCGGAATTGCCGATATTGGCGTTGATCTTGACGAGGAAGTTGCGCCCGATCGCCATCGGCTCGGATCCCGGGTGGTTGATGTTGGAGGGGATGATCGCGCGGCCCCGCGCCACCTCGTCGCGGACGAATTCGGGGGTGATGACATCGGGGATCTGCGCGCCCCAGCTCTGCGCGCCTTCGCGGTTGGCGGCGATCAGCTCCTTTACCATTTCGCGGCCGAGGTTCTCGCGCTCGGCGACATATTCCATTTCCGGCGTGATGATGCCGCGGCGGGCATAGTGCATCTGGCTGACGTTCATGCCGGGTTTGGCGCGCAGCACGCGCTTGGCGACATTGGGGAACGGCGGGACGCCGCCCGAACGGTCCGGCCCCAACTGGCCGTTATCCTCCGGCTTCACTTCGCGCGCGTCATATTCCTCGACATCGCCGCGGGCGAGGATCCAATCGCGCCGCTTGGCCTCCAGCCCCTTCGCAATATCGATCTGCACGGCGGGATCGGTGTAGGGGCCGCTGGTGTCATAGACCCGCACGCTCGGCTCATCGCCCTCAAGGTCGATCTCGCGCATGGCGACGCGGATGCCACTTCCGGTGCGCGCGCCCACATGGATCTTGCGGCTGCCGCGAATGGGCCCGGTGGTGACGCCGATTTCGATGGGGCTGTTGATGTCGGCCATGCGAAGTCTCTCCTTGCAGCGAGAGAGCGGATTTCTGGCAGGCACCGCTCCACTCCCTCCGCTGATGTTAGTCAGTTCAGGTTCGACGGGTCGGATGGTGCTTACCCATCCCTCTCAGCCAAAGCAGGCTCCCCGGGGATGCAAGGCTTCTAGTCGCAACCGCGCGCCGGGTAAAGGCGACGCGGCGCATATTTGACACCGCTTGAGCCGCGCGCCATTCGGTAAGGCGATGACACTGCCCGAGCCGCAAGTATCCGTCCGCCGCATCGGCCGCGAAGGCGAGCCGCTGGTGGTGATCGACGGCTTCAGCGGCAGGATCGAGGCACTGCGCGAAGCGGGTTATGCCGCGCAATACCGGCATGCCGGCGCGGCCTATCCCGGCATCAGGGCCTGGGCCGAACCGGGCTATCTCGACCTTCGCCGTCCGCTGATGATGCAGATCATGGCGCAAGTGTTCGGGCTGACGCGCGGCGTGCAGATGGACGCATCGACCTTCTCGCTGGTCACCCTGCCCGAAGCCGAGCTTACCCCGCCGCAGCGCATCCCGCATTACGACCACGCCAGCGACCGGGTAATCGGGATAATGCACTATCTGCTGGGCCCGGAAAGCGGCGGCACTGCCTTCTATCGGCAGCGCCGGACCGGATTCGAAGCGATCACGCCGCAGCGCGAAAGCGCGTTCTTCGATGCGCTGGCCGCAGATGAAGCCGAATTCGGCATGCTCCCGCCGCGTTACTACCACGGCGACAGCGAATGGTTCGAACTGATCGAAGAGGTCGAGGCGCAGCCCGATCGCATGATCATCTATCGCGGGCGGCAGCTCCATTCGGGTGTCATCCCCGACCCCGTCGCGCTTTCGAGCGACCCGCGCAAGGGGCGGCTGACGATCAACATGTTCATCCGGGGTAACTAGTGCACCGGGCCCACTTGTTTCGGCCATCGCGGCAATGCACCCTTGGCATTTAGCGCGAGAGTGCAAATGCCCGATTTCCGATACCCAATCTTGATCGCACTGCTGCTGGCTGGCGCGGCTTGCCAACAACCCGCCGCAGAGGCGAGCGATGCGACAGGCGGAGCGGCGCCCGAAGCTGGAGCGGATGCCATACCCGCGTCAACCCCGGCGCCTGCGCAAGACGCGCAGCGTCCGCTGACCGAAAGCGACAAATTGTTGCTGGAGATGGCGGAGGCCGCATGCCGGCAAAACGATTTCACTGGCTTCGTTGCGGCATATGCGCGCTCGCCGATCCTGCGCGCCCGCCATACTGCGGCAAGCGTACAGCACGGCCAGCCCGGCGCGAGCAAGCCGGTCACGCGCGATCGCTATCTGGCTGGCAACCTGTTCCCGATCACCATGATCGATACCTATTGGGTCACCAGCGACAGCCGCCGCGCATTCGACGCAGCCGATGGCGATGCGCAATTGCTGGTTATTGCCGCGCCGGACATCAATGTTGCGAGTGACGGGCGCGCCCGCGTGGACTGGGTCAGCGGGCGGATGGATTACGATCCACAAATCAACGAAGGCGAAGGGTCCTTCGTCCAGACCGGCCCCGGCGGCTACCTGCTGTTCTATCCGACGAAGGATTGCTGGGAACTGGTCGAGGACGTCCGCTCCCCAGGCTAGCCGCAGGGTGACGCAACGTTACGCCGGGCCTAGCACCACGACCGAGCCGCGTTTGCGGCCGCTGTCCGCGATGCGGTGTGCATCATACATTTGGGCAAAGGAATGGATGCTTTCGATCAGCGGGACAAATTCCCCCTGCTGCGCAAGGGCGGTAAGGTGCACCAGCATCGCAGGGTCGCTGGCGGCTGGCCCGGCGATCGACCTGCGCCCCTTGCGCGGCCGCGCCAGCATGTCACCTAAACCGCCGGCGATGGGCAGGTATCGCCCGCCTGGGCGGAGCACGGGAAGCACGCGCCGGAAATCGCTCGCCGCCACACAGTCGGCGATTACATCCCATTGTTCGCCCAGCGCATGGAAATCTTCGCGCTGGTAATCGATCACCCGGTCTGCACCGAGCGGCGCAACGATCGGGACATTGCCAGTGGAGCACACCGCCGTGATGTGCGCGTCGGCGATACGGGCAAGTTGCACCATCGCGCTGCCCACCGTGCCGCTGGCGCCGATCACCAGCAGGCGCTCGCCCGGCTGAATTTCGGCCCGGCGCAGGTAATGCAACGCGGTCATCCCGCCGAAGCAGAGGCTGGCGGCCCGTTCCAGCGGCATATCGGCCGGGCAGGGCACGATCAGCCCGCCTTCCTCCATCGCGACAAAGCCCGCATGGGCACCCATGCTTGTATCGGGGAAAGCAATCACCCTGTCCCCCGGTTGGAAGCGTGTTACCCCCGATCCGACTGCGCGGACTTCGCCGACCAGCTCGGTTCCCAGCACCGGGCGGCGCAACCCGTTCCAGCCGAGCGCGAGCCGCCCGAGGAAGTGCATTCCCGGCGGAAAGCGGCAGCCGCGTATTCGTGCATCGCCGGAGGATACCGTTGTCGCCAGCATGCGCATCAGGACCGTGTTTGAACCGATCCGGGGTAGCGGAATTCGTTCCAGTTCGAGAGTTTCCGGCCCACCGTATCGTCGACAGGTCCAGGCAGGCATTGCCGCCGGAAGCGCTTCCACCACCATGTTTCCTCGCTGCGCCTTGTTCTGGATTGCAGGCGAGGAACACCCCGCTGCGCGCGTGAACGCCTTGTGGGGCGCGCAGCAGGGAATGACCAGTATTACAACGTATTAGTACGTACCAAAGTGGGGGTGATGCGGCTAGACATGCTCAAACCGCATTGCGATGTCACCGCACCAGAGACTTACTGATCGAACCGATGCACGAAATCGCCGCGAATACGGCTGTCATAGGATTTTTGCACGGTGCATTTGGTACGTTTCTGGCTGCAATAGGCCTTGACCGTTTCTGCCGCGCGCTTGGCGCTGGTTCCCGGCAGGAATGATTTCCATCCAGCTTCAGCAATGAATGGCTGAACAACGCCGTTGCCGGTTACGGCCGCATATACGCATGGTTTGCCACCATTGGCCTGTTGGCATGCCGCAACAGCTGCGTCAGTCGCCTCGCGTTGGCTGGCACGACCGGTCGCGATCCAGGCGGCAGACCGCAATGCCTGACCCTCAGGCCAGGCCCCCGCCCCATAACGCTTGCGGGCCAGTGCCGGATCCGGCGCATGCCGGCGCTTGCCGGACGAGAACGTGCCGATGATTTCGCAGGGGATCGGCTGATCCTGCCGGCATACATTCAGCGCCTCCTTGCGGGCCGTTCCGCCATTGGCACCCCAGCCTTTCCAAAGGTTGCCGTTCCAGTCGCGTGCGATCGCCATGGACGAATTCTGCCATTCTCCTATCGAGCTGCAACCGCCGCCCATGGCGGCATTGCACGCGGCCAGGGCTTCCTCCTGCCCGCTGATAGGGCCATCCCAATTGCCGGACATCCAAACGTCATCCGCGTCCGGGTGCCAGGCGATCGAACCGAAGAGATTGTAGATCCGTGGCGGTGGAGGCGGCGCCGCAGGCTCGGTTCTGCGACATAATGGCATGCCATCGTGGGCCACCGCCACCTGCACCTCACCGGCGCCCGGGCCACCGGGGCAAGGGTGTGCCTCGTATTGCGCATAGGCAGGCTGGCCGGCGAATACGGCCAGCAGCAGCGCGATTACCAGCGCAGCGAATCTGCCAGGCTGGTAATGGGAGAAGATAGCACGGAGAATTTCAGACGGCGCAACCATGCCGCCATCCATAAGGCATCGACGCGGATTTCCGTCTCTGCACTATGCATTAGTACACCGGAGACACCATCAAATGCCTGGCCGGCCAGGTCTATGTGAAGCGCATCGTTCCCGCGCCAAGCAGCACCAGCCCCACCAGCAGGGTCACCAGCGGCCAGCCACGTTGCATCGCCACCAGGTTCTTGAGCCATGCCTGGAAATAGAGGTCGGATATGGCCATCACCACCAGCGCCTCGACCATCATCAGCCCGCCCATTGCCTTCATCACCATCGACAGCAGGTCAGCCGGATCCCACGGATTGAGCAGGTAGATCGCAGCACCGATGAACAGTTCGGCAAAGCCGCACAGCAATTGCAGCGCGGGCGAGTGCTCGATCTCGTCCACCATCTTGCCCCAGATCCCCGGCTGGCGCAGCGCGCCGATGGCAACCGCGATGGCGAATGCGCCCATCAGCGTGGCGCTCCATGCCACCGGATCGAATGTGTCAGACATGCAGGCTCCCTCCTCTACCTTCATACTTATGCCCCAACCGGCGAGGTCAAACCTTGATCGGGATCAAATGTAACAGGTCGCGCTTGCAGCACGCGGTGCCATGGATAGATAAGCGAGCGAGAGGAGAGAGACGATGCCGTTCCGCATGACCGAGATGGTGGGGTGCGAATTCCCGCTGTTCGCCTTTTCGCACTGCCGCGACGTGGTCGCCGCGGTGAGCCGCGCGGGCGGCTTCGGCGTGCTGGGCGCGGTCAGCTATACCCCCGAACAACTCGAGACCGAGCTCAGCTGGATCGACGACAATATCGACGGCAAACCCTATGGCGTCGATGTGCTGATCCCCGAAGTGCAGGCAGTCGACATGAGCGTGACGGCGGACGAGATCGTCGCCGCGATCCCCGCGCAATATCGCGATTTCACCCGCCAGATACTGCGCGAATGCGGCATTGGCGAGGATGCCGCGCAACCGATCCGCGGCGCGCAGCGGCCCAACACCTCGCTGGGGCAGGAATTGCTCGAGGTGAGCTTCAACCACCCCGTCCGCCTGATCGCCAATGCGCTGGGCACCGCGCCCCCGGCAATGATCGAAGCGGGCAAGAAATACGGCATCCCGGTCGCCGCGCTGGTCGGCGCGAAGGAACATGCGATGAAGCAGATCGAGGCCGGGGTCGACATCATCGTGGCACAGGGCGGCGAAGGCGGCGGGCATTGCGGCGACGTGAGCACCGTGGTGCTGATCCCCGAAGTGCTGCAGGCGATCGAGGATGCGGGCGCGGACATCCCGGTACTGGCCGCGGGCGGGATCATGAACG
Proteins encoded in this window:
- a CDS encoding S41 family peptidase; this encodes MGLGRTALSTTLAISLAACGGGGGGGSAPPIGGTPTPTPTPTSTACAVSQQQQFAFDAINEWYLFPDLIATNVNRANFTTVQAYMDALTAPARAAGKDDFFNFATSIAEENALINSGSNAGFGIRLGYDTVNNRVFVLEAYETAPAFPAGIDRGTELLAIGTSSSNLQSVSSLMASGGPQAVSNALGPSTAGTTRVLQFRTAGGVTNERSITKADYSLDPVSDRYGALILNDGGKRVGYINLRTFIVSDASNQLRTAFANFRSQGVTEVILDLRYNSGGLVVVAETLGDLLGRTREGQVFSNTVWRASKASRNSTRNFLSEPNSIAPTKLAIIGTTSTASASELVSNSMLAYLRPNMALIGTNTSGKPVGQSAFDVAACDLRLRVVTFKTDNAAGQGEYFNGLADPNANPPFFTNTCRANDDVLKPLGDPTEASIATALDFLAGRSCTAISGGTQRTAQSVGAGRQLLQPEAPSAAQHQIPGLF
- a CDS encoding GFA family protein, which codes for MGLTGGCLCGKVRYELTTDPLMCVTCHCKNCQRQAGSALSIIIGVPEGSVKVEGEVKTYDDTGDSGATVKRQFCDNCGSPVFTRVAHPPGVMFIKAGTLDDTSSLKPAFHCYTKSKQDWVDLGDIPGFETVPDGL
- a CDS encoding HPF/RaiA family ribosome-associated protein, which gives rise to MQFQFNSDSSVMGTENVAERIEAQVRHKLERFEDRLTRLEVHVSDENGRKGGGDDKACTIEARPRSGKPLGVTAHAADVDSAARQAATTLAQRLDRHFGKAERHGHDPRPDKVM
- a CDS encoding DoxX family protein; this translates as MAEQPEFTARRLLALQATAPDPRASVQALVALRSVLAVLIFIHGLHRAFAGELGLGVGLFGEWLGTQGLPFGYAVALAVTLIELVGPPLILAGRLVAPLALLHAAILAVGMVMVHLPFGWFVVGAGRNGMEYSVLLITGLLCLAWTHRPARA
- a CDS encoding protocatechuate 3,4-dioxygenase, with amino-acid sequence MPNHGYIISRRAFTAGAIASAAGASHALAQTITTPSPIGPFFPAHYRGETDADLTRIGMSAERAQGQVIEVMGRVLDRHGNPVSGARLDIWQANHFGKYAHPQDTSDLPLDPNFQGFARINTGADGSWKLTTIKPGAYGDGGGQRTPHIHMDVSGSSARNIYQMYFPEEAEANARDGLYRRLGNGAPTSLANALGDYRYSWDIVLIEG
- a CDS encoding sulfotransferase domain-containing protein, whose protein sequence is MSGAPPLVRPATRHVRSRYFDSEGWDGFPIRPDDIVISTYPKCGTTWTQRIVGMLVFGSADPFPVQDSSPWPDFRLPPPGAMAGLAETQTHRRFLKSHLPYDALPVHEGVKFIHVARDGRDAAMSFYNHKANYTPDIVEDMRTKHAQDPKFAGTEFAYIPESPTQHFHDWLDGWEDHMGDEGAGYWHLERSFWEARHEPNVLLVHFNDLKADRAGEMRRIAEFLEIELPDEVWTDIVEAAGFEAMKSKATDLLPNAGTIWKGGGNTFLNKGTNGRWRDVYRAEDLAEYERRVAAEFSPALAAWCEHGRLVAGDPRSLPD
- a CDS encoding RidA family protein; this translates as MMRAAILAALAAVATSGCSIKQDPDREAAAAGGGATYHVSDLPYPFSDAVEVGGVLYLSGDIGVNDAGDGVVPGGVEAETRRIFARMKQRLARHDLTMDDVFKCTVMLADMSEWPAFNAIYAQQFKEGRYPARSAFGTNGLALGARVELECWAVRR